Below is a genomic region from Acidobacteriota bacterium.
AAATTTTGCCTGGCACTACCGAAGCGCTCGCTCCGTTCTGGTCGCCGGATAGCCGCTACATCGCCTTCTTCGCGGACGGCAAGCTCAAGAAAGTCGCGGCTGTGGGCGGTGCGCCGCAAACAATTTGCGAGTTGCCTGCCACCTGTTACAGCGGCGCGTGGGGTAGCGCGGGTACCATTCTGCTCGGCGGGAGTGGCGTCGAGTTCAAGGGCGTGTATCGTGTTTCAGAGAACGGTGGTGCACTGACGCCGCTGCTGAAGGTTGATCAGCCCTTAGGCCATTGGCTTGATTTTCTGCCGGATGGACAGCACTTCCTCTATTTCTCGATTGGCAAGGAGATACAAAAAGGGGTTTATGTCGGCTCGCTTGGCTCCACGGAAACTCGCCTGCTGTTGCCGAGCAATTCGCGCGCAGAGTACGCGCCGCCCGGCTACCTGCTCTTCGCGCGCGAGGGAAGTTTGGTCGCGCAGCCGTTTGACGCTGACAAGCTGCGCCTCAGCGGTGAGCCATTTACCGTTGTCGAACAGATGACCAGCTTTGACAACACAGGCTGGGCGGAGTTCTCCGTTTCCGGCAACGGTGTGCTTGCCTATTACATGAACCCGCCCACTTCACTCAGTTGGTTTGATCGCGGCGGTCGTCAGAGCGGTGCAGTTCTTGCGCCGGGTTTATATGACCAGCACCGGCTCTCACCGGATGGGCGGCACGTAGCTTTCTCTTTGATGGATTCGCGCACAGGGCTAGACAATCTTTGGATCAGTGAGGCGGCGCGCGACACCTCCACGCGCATTAACTTCACCCCGATAGACAACAGCGATCCTGTGTGGTCGCCAGACGGACGCCGACTGGCGTTCTTTTCCTTTCAAGGCGTGGGAAAAACGACGCTCGTCATCAAAGACGTGAATGATGCAGGCGAGGGCGAACGCCCGCTCCCGGACGAATTCCAAGTGCCCACGGACTGGTCTTTGGACGGGCAATATCTCGCCTACACCGAACGGCAGTATTTCAACGGCTTACCGACAGAGCAAGATATTTGGTTTTTCCCGTTGTTCGGAGATCGCAAGCCGATTCAGTTTATGGGCACGCGCTTCAACGAATCGCGCGCGCGCTTTTCTCCAAACCGCCGCTGGGTGGCTTATGTCTCGGACGAATCGGGCCGGGAGGAAGTTTACGTGCGGGCCTTCGACGGCTCCGGCGAGAAAATGCGCGTCTCTAGCGGCGGCGGTTCGCGGCCTTGCTGGCGGCGCGACGGCGCAGAGTTGTTTTATCTGTCGGGCGACAATCAACTGATGGCTGTGCCGGTGAAGACGGGCACAAGGTTTGAATATGGCGTGCCGTTGGCACTGTTTCGCATCGCCTCGCCCGGCTGGAACGTTTACGGCAATGCCTTCGACGCCGCGCCGGATGGGCAACGATTTCTGATTCAAACAGGAGTGACAGGCGCGCCGTCCTTGCCGTTTACAGTTGTCGTCCCTTGGAACGCAGGAATGAAACGATGATTATGCAATTGACCTTCTTGGCTAATGTGTCATCGAATACACGATGACGTTCATTCCCAACCGGTAGGCAGCCAGGCCGTATTTGAGCGGATACCGGGGTTCGTCAATCCATTCCCAGGCGTCGCCGTTGTCGGCATTGCGGGCAATGAAAATCATCACGCGGCCGTCTTCATCGTTCACAACAGCTTCGTAATGTGGCACGACGCCGCCCTTTTCATCGGTTCGTCCGCGATAAATGATATTGTCCACATTAGGGACTTGCACAACCTCATCAATATCGAAGTAGCAATGAAACAGCGGATGATCCAACGGCAATTCTTTGATCGTGTATTCGGGGAAAATTTTTCGCACCTGTTCCTGCACGTTTTGCCATTCGTATTCCCCCCAGAAATCATCCAGCATCAACAGGCCACCTCGAAGGAGGTATTCACGTAGCTTCGCCGCGTCATCTTCTGACAATTCCATAAAACCCGGTTCGACGGCGTACACGAAGGGATATTTGAAGATTTTCGGATCCTGCATGGAAACGGAGATTGGGTCGTCGGATATGGCCAACCCGCTGCGAACCCAGTCGCGCAAACCAACGATG
It encodes:
- a CDS encoding serine/threonine-protein kinase, translated to MTPEQWEQVGRLYQSALELKAEARAAYLDQACGADQSLRQEVESLLAADGEVGDFLAAGAMGDAAQRLAQYQSLSLIGQKLGPYQVLALIGAGGMGEVYQARDARLNRDVAIKVLPVSFAKDADRLRRFEQEARATSALNHPNILTIFDIGAASPELGGAPYIVAELLEGEELRAQLQQGALSQRRVIDYAQQIARGLAAAHERGIVHRDLKPENLFVMKDWRVKILDFGLAKLKPLPNALIDSQAATQQKLTDPGTVMGTVGYMAPEQVRGEEADHRADIFALGVILYEMLSGQRPFKGNSAVEVMNAILKEEPPEFDESNARINPQLERIVRRCLEKREQQRFQSASDLAFDLEMLSGQSSASAKVPAAVSSRTRERLLWMAASAALLLATLLFAVGYFHRAPGAVPVTRFQVPLPGKATFFPMGELASLSVSPDGCCLAFVATSDGQRNLWLRRMDAVEAQILPGTTEALAPFWSPDSRYIAFFADGKLKKVAAVGGAPQTICELPATCYSGAWGSAGTILLGGSGVEFKGVYRVSENGGALTPLLKVDQPLGHWLDFLPDGQHFLYFSIGKEIQKGVYVGSLGSTETRLLLPSNSRAEYAPPGYLLFAREGSLVAQPFDADKLRLSGEPFTVVEQMTSFDNTGWAEFSVSGNGVLAYYMNPPTSLSWFDRGGRQSGAVLAPGLYDQHRLSPDGRHVAFSLMDSRTGLDNLWISEAARDTSTRINFTPIDNSDPVWSPDGRRLAFFSFQGVGKTTLVIKDVNDAGEGERPLPDEFQVPTDWSLDGQYLAYTERQYFNGLPTEQDIWFFPLFGDRKPIQFMGTRFNESRARFSPNRRWVAYVSDESGREEVYVRAFDGSGEKMRVSSGGGSRPCWRRDGAELFYLSGDNQLMAVPVKTGTRFEYGVPLALFRIASPGWNVYGNAFDAAPDGQRFLIQTGVTGAPSLPFTVVVPWNAGMKR
- a CDS encoding DUF4159 domain-containing protein: MKVIAGVLLVSLLLALAPSAQSQRGMRRPDFSEEGRINRNSRHTSRPHGEYTFARLIYESNGWRRMWTTDYPKADEQFIVGLRDWVRSGLAISDDPISVSMQDPKIFKYPFVYAVEPGFMELSEDDAAKLREYLLRGGLLMLDDFWGEYEWQNVQEQVRKIFPEYTIKELPLDHPLFHCYFDIDEVVQVPNVDNIIYRGRTDEKGGVVPHYEAVVNDEDGRVMIFIARNADNGDAWEWIDEPRYPLKYGLAAYRLGMNVIVYSMTH